The following proteins are encoded in a genomic region of Drosophila miranda strain MSH22 chromosome 4, D.miranda_PacBio2.1, whole genome shotgun sequence:
- the LOC108162080 gene encoding protein CNPPD1: MHIQKKAITHTQPRGKNNSSGAIRHSRTHFIFATKMGRSKFAPAKKVMQHDEFMNRIRKTLYYGVGTADSEMEVSMPFAEYASEIFSEPHRGHSLHRLSCVTAGKIQTTTPCSLIMALIYLDRLNVIDPGYGYRITPQELFVVSLMISTKFYAGHDEKIYLEDWAKEGNMTEARLKEMELEFLSAIDWNIYISNEQFFAKLSSVERTLAEREGLRRGWLTYSELMQLLPSFTWMKFLLNSITVMALSYAASVITLAGAFFIASQVPGTLWHRRTPTNDVASTANSTTLTTPASAPDATQAAPVISNEMNSSQANESCGALNVEAELLKLEQQYCDEARLNEMENNPQRFVRSVPNLPLKTNNRKPEMFAPRDNADHWLSIKSEYSDSRDNPNYWISGHGNRHHDDLDHWQHQAQNASVFWQLVKDAVQTSFLVRWPEIWPKLI; the protein is encoded by the exons atgcatatacAAAAGAAAGCaataacacacacacagccacgcGGAAAAAATAACTCAAGCGGAGCCATTCGACATTCTAGAACACATTTTATTTTCGCAACCAAGATGGGGCGCAGTAAATTCGCTCCGGCGAAGAAG GTGATGCAGCACGACGAGTTTATGAATCGGATACGAAAAACGCTGTACTATGGCGTTGGGACAGCGGACAGTGAAATGGAGGTGTCCATGCCCTTTGCTGAATACGCATCGGAGATATTTTCAGAGCCCCATCGAGGCCACTCACTGCATCGCCTGAGCTGCGTTACTGCTGGCAAGATTCAGACCACCACACCTTGCTCGCTCATCATGGCCCTCATTTACTTGGACCGCTTGAATGTCATTGATCCAGGCTATGGCTATAGAATCACACCCCAGGAGCTGTTCGTTGTGTCATTG ATGATTTCTACCAAGTTTTATGCCGGCCACGATGAGAAGATTTATCTGGAAGACTGGGCCAAAGAGGGCAACATGACCGAAGCAAGACTCAAGGAAATGGAACTAGAATTCCTTTCGGCAATA GACTGGAATATATACATATCGAATGAACAATTCTTTGCGAAGCTAAGTAGCGTTGAGCGAACCCTGGCCGAGCGAGAGGGACTGCGACGTGGCTGGCTGACCTACAGTGAACTGATGCAACTGCTACCCAGCTTTACGTGGATGAAATTTCTGTTGAACAGCATCACCGTAATGGCACTGAGCTATGCGGCGAGTGTGATAACCTTGGCGGGTGCCTTTTTCATCGCCAGCCAAGTGCCGGGCACGCTTTGGCATCGCCGAACGCCTACAAACGATGTGGCATCCACGGCAAACTCCACGACACTCACGACACCTGCCTCTGCACCTGACGCTACCCAAGCTGCTCCTGTTATTTCCAATGAAATGAACTCGTCGCAGGCAAACGAGAGCTGTGGGGCGCTGAATGTGGAAGCGGAACTGCTGAAGCTGGAGCAACAATACTGCGACGAGGCAAGACTGAATGAGATGGAAAACAACCCGCAACGCTTTGTTCGATCCGTACCTAATCTACCGCTTAAAACGAATAACCGAAAGCCCGAAATGTTTGCTCCGCGGGACAATGCAGATCACTGGCTAAGCATCAAATCCGAATATAGCGACAGTCGAGATAATCCGAACTATTGGATATCTGGCCACGGCAACCGACACCACGATGACTTGGACCACTGGCAGCATCAGGCACAAAACGCATCCGTATTCTGGCAATTGGTCAAAGATGCTGTTCAGACTTCGTTCCTTGTCCGCTGGCCCGAAATATGGCCCAAATTAATCTAA